One window of the Candidatus Polarisedimenticolia bacterium genome contains the following:
- a CDS encoding response regulator produces the protein MNETKPLLLVVEDEPQMRRFLRASLGSNGFRVLEAGTAREGVALTTSHHPELILLDLGLPDGDGIQLTREIREWARTPIIVISARGREADKVEALDAGADDYLTKPFGVGELLARIRVALRHALQTGVPAAEPVVDAGPLRIDVTRRRVLLDETELHLTPIEYRLLVLLARNVDRVLTHRQILKDVWGPAYTGQAHYLRVYMAQLRRKIESNPARPKLLLTEPGVGYRLRGPK, from the coding sequence TTGAACGAGACGAAGCCTCTTCTCCTGGTTGTCGAAGATGAGCCTCAGATGCGGCGATTCCTCCGCGCCTCCCTCGGCTCCAACGGGTTCAGGGTCCTGGAGGCTGGAACTGCCCGGGAAGGCGTGGCGCTGACCACCAGCCATCATCCAGAGCTGATCTTGCTCGACCTGGGATTGCCTGACGGCGACGGCATCCAGCTCACCCGTGAGATCCGAGAGTGGGCCCGCACCCCGATCATCGTCATCTCCGCCCGGGGTCGCGAGGCGGACAAAGTCGAGGCCTTGGACGCGGGTGCCGACGACTACCTGACGAAGCCGTTCGGCGTCGGGGAGCTCTTGGCACGGATCCGGGTGGCCTTGCGGCACGCTCTCCAGACCGGCGTTCCGGCCGCCGAGCCGGTTGTCGATGCGGGTCCCTTACGAATCGACGTCACGCGCCGCCGCGTCCTGCTCGACGAGACCGAGCTCCATCTGACGCCCATCGAATATCGCCTTCTGGTCCTGCTGGCCCGGAATGTCGACCGGGTCCTTACTCACCGACAGATCTTGAAGGACGTTTGGGGGCCGGCCTACACCGGCCAAGCGCACTACCTTCGAGTCTACATGGCCCAGCTCCGCCGGAAGATCGAGTCCAACCCGGCGCGCCCGAAGCTCCTTCTCACCGAGCCCGGCGTCGGTTACCGCCTGCGCGGACCGAAGTAG